The Austwickia sp. genome includes a region encoding these proteins:
- a CDS encoding endonuclease/exonuclease/phosphatase family protein, with protein MRIATFNVNGIRATQRRGFGAWLARRDCDVVALQEVRCPVGELPAGVFGSYHLTYDAGQLAGRNGVAALTRARPAAARSWGAGVLTRAPGDGHVELAVPEERGRLARELRAFATEGRYVEVDLADVPVTVASLYLPKGGLPAELQVPGRMREAPDGGAKCARKMRFLAGFARHLTAARRTARAAGREFLLMGDLNIAHTPLDVHHWRRQQRCEGFLPEERAWLDEVIGPRRLVDVVRRLHGDTQGPYTWWSWLGGSFENDSGWRIDYHLATPGLARAAVAAYVDREPSREERLSDHAPVLVDYAVPR; from the coding sequence CTGCGCATCGCGACCTTCAACGTCAACGGGATCCGCGCGACGCAGCGGCGGGGGTTCGGGGCGTGGCTGGCGCGGCGGGACTGCGACGTGGTGGCGCTGCAGGAGGTGCGCTGCCCGGTCGGCGAGCTGCCGGCGGGCGTGTTCGGGAGCTACCACCTCACGTACGACGCGGGGCAGCTGGCCGGCCGCAACGGCGTCGCGGCCCTCACCAGGGCGCGGCCGGCGGCGGCGCGCAGCTGGGGCGCGGGCGTGCTGACGCGCGCGCCGGGGGACGGGCACGTCGAGCTCGCCGTGCCGGAGGAGCGCGGTCGCCTCGCGCGCGAGCTGCGCGCCTTCGCCACCGAGGGGCGGTACGTCGAGGTCGACCTCGCCGACGTGCCCGTGACCGTGGCGTCGCTGTACCTGCCCAAGGGCGGTCTGCCGGCCGAGCTGCAGGTCCCGGGCCGGATGCGGGAGGCGCCGGACGGCGGGGCAAAGTGCGCGCGCAAGATGCGCTTCCTGGCGGGATTCGCGCGGCACCTGACCGCGGCCCGGCGTACGGCGCGCGCCGCCGGCCGCGAGTTCCTGCTGATGGGCGACCTCAACATCGCTCACACCCCCCTCGACGTACACCACTGGCGGCGGCAGCAGCGTTGCGAGGGCTTCCTGCCGGAGGAGCGCGCCTGGCTGGACGAGGTGATCGGGCCGCGGCGGTTGGTCGACGTGGTACGCCGGCTGCACGGCGACACCCAGGGCCCGTACACCTGGTGGAGCTGGCTGGGTGGCTCGTTCGAGAACGACAGCGGCTGGCGGATCGACTACCACCTGGCGACGCCGGGTCTGGCACGGGCGGCGGTAGCTGCGTACGTCGATCGCGAGCCGAGCCGCGAGGAACGGCTGAGCGACCACGCGCCGGTGCTGGTGGACTACGCCGTCCCCAGGTGA
- a CDS encoding Glu/Leu/Phe/Val dehydrogenase codes for MTPAQFDPWRSEQIVTCRDEATGLKAVIAFDDTTLGPGFGGVRWRSYPSTEAAVEEAQRLAAAMTMKHALAELPYGGAKSVILHDGRDRDDEARRALFEAYGDAIARLGGRYIPGVDMGTTLADMAVLRSRGAKVYCADHDPAPWTARGVYAAMRAGVRHVFGAHSLAGLSVAVQGAGSVGGCLARLVAADGGRVLVADVDQARAEAVATDCGGTVLAPGDIVTTSCDVFAPSAVARVITRDVVPRLRCRLIAGAANDTLDEPACERELLDAGISFVPDFVANAGGVIHEHARAVGWSERELEQAVDAIGPRVLELYADAPRHQGSVVEAALARGRARLTAARTS; via the coding sequence ATGACCCCCGCGCAGTTCGACCCCTGGCGCAGCGAGCAGATCGTGACGTGCCGCGACGAGGCCACTGGGCTCAAGGCCGTGATCGCGTTCGACGACACGACGCTCGGCCCGGGCTTCGGCGGGGTGCGCTGGCGGTCCTACCCGAGCACCGAGGCCGCCGTGGAGGAAGCCCAGCGCCTCGCCGCCGCGATGACCATGAAGCATGCGCTCGCGGAATTGCCTTACGGCGGCGCCAAGTCGGTCATCCTGCACGACGGACGCGACCGGGACGACGAGGCGCGGCGGGCGTTGTTCGAGGCGTACGGCGACGCGATTGCGCGCCTCGGCGGCCGCTACATCCCCGGCGTCGACATGGGCACGACCTTGGCGGACATGGCCGTCCTGCGCTCCCGCGGGGCCAAGGTCTATTGCGCCGACCACGACCCGGCGCCGTGGACGGCGCGCGGGGTATACGCCGCGATGCGCGCCGGCGTCCGGCACGTCTTCGGCGCCCACTCCTTGGCCGGGCTCAGCGTCGCGGTGCAGGGCGCGGGCAGCGTCGGCGGCTGCCTGGCGCGGCTCGTCGCGGCCGACGGCGGGCGCGTCCTCGTCGCGGACGTGGACCAGGCGCGCGCCGAAGCCGTGGCGACCGACTGCGGCGGCACAGTGCTGGCACCCGGCGATATCGTCACCACGAGCTGCGACGTCTTCGCCCCGTCGGCGGTGGCCCGGGTGATCACCCGCGACGTCGTACCGCGCCTGCGCTGCCGCCTGATCGCCGGCGCCGCCAACGACACGCTCGACGAGCCGGCCTGCGAGCGCGAGCTGCTCGACGCGGGGATCTCGTTCGTCCCCGACTTCGTCGCCAACGCGGGCGGGGTCATCCACGAGCACGCGCGAGCCGTCGGCTGGTCCGAGCGCGAACTGGAGCAAGCGGTGGACGCGATCGGGCCGCGGGTGCTGGAGCTGTACGCCGACGCCCCGCGACACCAGGGCAGCGTCGTCGAGGCGGCCCTGGCGCGCGGCCGGGCCCGACTCACGGCCGCACGGACGTCCTAG
- a CDS encoding DUF2853 family protein, with amino-acid sequence MATDWAADIKKYAPKADDAVIANMVKTYQLVLSKQDSALVSFSDAKELETVRESFLKKKLGLTDSDDKLDAAIKEVGAKMKDGTRNTRIAVYYLLAEKFNKLDMFR; translated from the coding sequence ATGGCTACCGACTGGGCTGCCGACATCAAGAAGTACGCCCCGAAGGCCGACGACGCCGTCATCGCCAACATGGTGAAGACCTACCAGCTCGTCCTCAGCAAGCAGGACTCCGCGCTGGTGTCGTTCAGCGACGCCAAGGAGCTGGAGACTGTGCGGGAGAGCTTCCTCAAGAAGAAGCTCGGACTGACCGACTCCGACGACAAGCTCGACGCCGCCATCAAAGAGGTCGGCGCGAAGATGAAGGACGGCACCCGCAACACGCGCATCGCGGTCTACTACCTCCTCGCGGAGAAGTTCAACAAGCTCGACATGTTCCGCTGA
- a CDS encoding fructosamine kinase family protein → MSTDLPADLAPDLIDGLGVRRATRVHGGDIASSYRLDTDDGPLFVKTHPQPKPDMFAREAAGLRALREHAPATLGVPEVLRASDRGLVLQWIDVAGGRPGQAVEEELGRGLAALHGTSHPTFGAIDDAMAGYLGSAEIDLSPTADWPEFFVDRRLRPLVEKAIGMGRLDRRARQLLEACAPRATELCGPVEPPALVHGDLWAGNRVVDRAGRNWLIDPACHWAHREIDLAMMALFGGFGPACFAAYDEAFPLAEGWPDRVSWYQLPPLLVHAILFGGGYGDSALAALRRYA, encoded by the coding sequence ATGAGCACCGACCTGCCCGCCGATCTAGCCCCCGACCTGATCGACGGCCTCGGCGTGCGCCGCGCCACCCGCGTGCACGGCGGAGACATCGCCTCGTCCTACCGCCTCGACACCGACGACGGGCCGCTGTTCGTCAAGACGCACCCGCAGCCCAAGCCCGACATGTTCGCCCGGGAGGCGGCCGGGCTGCGCGCGCTGCGCGAGCACGCGCCCGCGACGCTCGGCGTCCCCGAGGTGCTGCGCGCCTCTGACCGAGGACTCGTGCTGCAGTGGATCGACGTCGCGGGCGGGCGGCCCGGACAGGCCGTCGAGGAGGAGCTGGGGCGGGGCCTGGCCGCCCTGCATGGCACCAGCCACCCGACCTTCGGCGCCATCGACGACGCCATGGCCGGCTACCTCGGATCGGCCGAGATCGACCTGTCGCCCACGGCGGACTGGCCCGAGTTCTTCGTCGACCGCCGCCTCCGACCGCTGGTCGAGAAGGCCATCGGGATGGGCCGGCTGGATCGGCGCGCCCGGCAGCTCCTGGAGGCGTGCGCGCCGCGCGCGACGGAGCTGTGCGGGCCGGTCGAGCCACCGGCCCTCGTGCACGGGGACCTGTGGGCCGGCAACCGGGTCGTGGACCGGGCGGGCCGCAACTGGCTCATCGACCCGGCCTGCCACTGGGCGCACCGCGAGATCGACCTCGCCATGATGGCGCTGTTCGGCGGCTTCGGGCCGGCGTGCTTCGCGGCGTACGACGAGGCCTTCCCCCTCGCCGAGGGCTGGCCCGACCGGGTCAGCTGGTACCAGCTACCGCCGCTCCTGGTGCACGCCATCCTGTTCGGCGGCGGGTACGGCGACTCTGCGCTGGCCGCGCTGCGGCGCTACGCCTGA
- a CDS encoding Fic family protein, which yields MASVSDWPAVAYESVVWGVNSESGLPRADARRVGTAYRAAVPPSIAELSPALSAQAAADVEEAAMALRAFDATLGGEIAPFAAVLLRSESAASSQIENLSASARKIAEAELGGTASEHARMIVANVHAMDAALRMADHLDEAAVLAMHGALMAASDPDIAGRWRTDQVWIGGRAAFGPGTPHDADFVPPVAERVPAAMTDLMAFTRRDDMPVLAQVAIAHAHFETIHPFPDGNGRTGRALLHALLRAKGVTRHVSVPISAGLLTDTAGYFAALTCYRDGDMEPIVRGVARAALLGVASGQELVADLREIRASWDDALTGLRSDAGARRLADGLLRHPVIDAPLAREILAIRNNEHRHIEALVERGILIGHTDFKTRNRSWRAPQILHALDRYAERGGRRRLH from the coding sequence GTGGCGTCAGTTTCTGACTGGCCGGCAGTCGCGTACGAGTCGGTCGTGTGGGGGGTCAACTCCGAGTCGGGCCTGCCTCGCGCGGACGCGAGGCGCGTCGGCACGGCGTACCGGGCGGCCGTTCCGCCCTCGATCGCCGAACTGTCACCAGCGCTGTCGGCGCAGGCGGCCGCGGACGTCGAAGAGGCGGCGATGGCCCTGCGGGCCTTCGACGCCACGCTCGGCGGCGAGATCGCGCCGTTCGCGGCGGTGCTCCTGCGCTCTGAGTCGGCCGCCAGCTCGCAGATCGAGAACCTCAGCGCATCGGCACGCAAGATCGCCGAGGCCGAACTCGGCGGCACCGCCAGCGAGCACGCCCGCATGATTGTCGCCAACGTGCACGCGATGGACGCTGCCCTGCGGATGGCGGATCACCTCGATGAGGCGGCCGTTCTGGCCATGCATGGGGCACTCATGGCTGCCTCCGATCCGGACATCGCCGGTCGGTGGCGCACCGATCAGGTGTGGATCGGCGGGAGGGCGGCCTTCGGTCCTGGCACGCCGCACGACGCTGACTTCGTGCCGCCGGTGGCTGAGCGCGTGCCGGCCGCCATGACCGACCTCATGGCTTTCACCAGGCGCGACGACATGCCGGTGCTCGCGCAGGTGGCGATCGCCCATGCGCACTTCGAGACCATCCACCCGTTCCCGGACGGCAACGGCCGCACGGGCCGAGCCTTGCTGCATGCGCTGCTGCGTGCCAAGGGCGTCACCCGGCATGTGTCGGTGCCGATCAGCGCAGGACTCCTCACCGACACGGCGGGCTACTTCGCCGCCCTGACCTGCTACCGCGATGGGGACATGGAACCCATCGTCAGGGGCGTCGCCCGAGCCGCTCTCCTCGGCGTGGCGAGCGGTCAGGAGCTGGTGGCGGACCTGCGCGAGATCAGGGCGAGTTGGGACGACGCGCTGACCGGGCTGCGCAGCGACGCGGGCGCGCGACGCCTCGCGGATGGTCTGCTGCGACACCCGGTCATCGACGCGCCCCTGGCGCGGGAGATCCTCGCGATCCGCAACAACGAGCATCGGCACATCGAGGCGTTGGTGGAACGCGGCATCCTCATCGGCCACACCGACTTCAAGACCCGGAACCGGAGTTGGCGCGCCCCGCAGATCCTCCACGCCCTCGATCGGTACGCCGAGCGCGGCGGCCGTCGCCGCCTGCACTGA
- a CDS encoding MerR family transcriptional regulator, with amino-acid sequence MTETTRQGVTPHEPLTVGQVAQAFGVTRRTLHHYDEIGLVVPSERTHAGYRLYTELDLTRLQHVVVYRRLGFALEEIALLLDQPDSVVEHLRRQRAAVTSRLSELRGLVTAIDHALEEAMNDRPITDAEKRELFGDGWGEEYAAEAERRWGDTPAWKQSQERTAGYTKADWERIKAEGEAVNAEFARLFDAGAAADGDEAAAAAEAHRRSIESHYDCAHVFHVKLAQMYLADARFTAYYDAIRPGLAQYVHDAIVDNAARHGVNPA; translated from the coding sequence ATGACCGAGACGACGCGGCAGGGGGTCACCCCGCACGAGCCGCTGACCGTGGGGCAGGTGGCGCAGGCCTTCGGGGTGACCCGACGGACGCTGCATCACTACGACGAGATCGGACTCGTCGTACCGAGCGAGCGGACGCACGCCGGCTACCGGCTCTACACCGAGCTGGACCTGACGCGCCTGCAGCACGTCGTGGTCTATCGCCGGCTCGGGTTCGCCCTGGAGGAGATCGCTCTCCTGCTGGACCAGCCCGACAGCGTCGTGGAGCACCTGCGTCGGCAGCGCGCAGCGGTCACATCCCGCCTGAGCGAGCTGCGCGGGCTCGTGACGGCCATCGACCACGCATTGGAGGAAGCCATGAACGACCGACCGATCACCGACGCCGAGAAACGCGAGCTGTTCGGCGACGGCTGGGGTGAGGAGTATGCCGCGGAGGCCGAGCGCCGCTGGGGTGACACCCCCGCCTGGAAGCAGAGCCAGGAACGGACCGCCGGCTACACGAAGGCCGACTGGGAGCGCATCAAGGCCGAGGGCGAGGCCGTGAACGCGGAGTTCGCGCGGCTATTTGACGCCGGGGCTGCGGCGGACGGCGACGAGGCCGCGGCCGCCGCCGAGGCGCACCGCCGCAGCATCGAGTCGCACTACGACTGCGCGCACGTGTTCCACGTGAAACTGGCGCAGATGTACCTCGCGGACGCCCGCTTCACGGCGTACTACGACGCGATCCGGCCCGGCTTGGCGCAGTACGTGCACGACGCGATCGTGGACAACGCGGCTCGCCACGGGGTCAATCCGGCGTGA
- a CDS encoding nuclear transport factor 2 family protein — MSETERNLASVRRYYALVDADDVPGLVALFAPDAVYRRPGYEPLRGRDDLTAFYSGARVIASGRHTIETEVAGPTGVAVSGRLAGVLKDGTARELRWADFYTFTPEGLLATRDTFFFAPMV; from the coding sequence ATGAGCGAGACCGAACGGAACCTGGCCAGCGTGCGGCGCTATTACGCCCTCGTCGACGCCGACGACGTCCCCGGGCTCGTCGCGCTGTTCGCGCCCGACGCCGTCTACCGGCGGCCCGGGTACGAGCCGTTGCGCGGGCGAGACGACCTGACCGCGTTCTACTCCGGCGCACGGGTCATCGCGTCGGGCCGGCACACGATCGAGACGGAGGTCGCGGGGCCCACGGGGGTGGCCGTCAGCGGCCGGTTGGCGGGGGTGCTCAAGGACGGTACGGCGCGCGAGCTGCGCTGGGCGGACTTCTACACGTTCACGCCCGAGGGCCTGTTGGCGACCCGCGACACGTTCTTCTTCGCGCCGATGGTCTGA